One genomic segment of Hordeum vulgare subsp. vulgare chromosome 2H, MorexV3_pseudomolecules_assembly, whole genome shotgun sequence includes these proteins:
- the LOC123429182 gene encoding uncharacterized protein LOC123429182: protein MKEPLKASRSKILVVLLVFAMVTQGLVICVKGIERNDIAGKAVSAKPTLGAGSSTTVDNHHAIPRDQYSSHGGEDGSGGSGGDTTKN from the coding sequence ATGAAAGAGCCACTGAAAGCAAGCAGGAGTAAGATATTAGTTGTCTTGCTTGTCTTCGCCATGGTTACTCAAGGCTTGGTGATTTGTGTAAAGGGGATAGAGAGGAATGATATCGCCGGCAAGGCCGTTAGTGCAAAACCCACCCTTGGTGCAGGCAGCAGCACAACCGTGGACAACCACCATGCCATACCACGGGACCAGTATAGTAGCCATGGAGGAGAGGACGGATCAGGTGGCAGTGGTGGTGATACTACAAAGAACTAG